A genomic segment from Glycine soja cultivar W05 chromosome 18, ASM419377v2, whole genome shotgun sequence encodes:
- the LOC114397023 gene encoding uncharacterized protein LOC114397023 — translation MSEEVEMNVENEEDVDVKVDCSYVFNSSQLFGSRDEVLQWARSLGHDIGFVAIIMRSDTNIGVRGRTSFLLIACERSGEYMPKKHNLVRTCTRSRKCSFKLRAKPVSRGDRWMVKLIFGVHNHEMAKSFVGHPYTGRLTKDEKIVVADMTKSMVKPRNILLTFKEHNDNSYTTIKQIYNARHAYHSSIRRSNTEMQQLMMLLDRDQYIQWHRLKDDKVVRDLFWSHPDAGLFMRVDALPRVILTDRDLSLMNALKTVFPDATNLLCRFHIDKNMKTKCKTLIAQKNAWDYVMEAWESLVDYPNESSFDEYLKNFEMACSSRPMVESVHWSLKRLLQNSVGDICSVWEAMNNMMTLQHTQIKASFETSTHVVGHVFKAKTLHDVDVS, via the exons atgtctgaagaagttgaaATGAATGTTGAAAATGAGGAAGATGTTGACGTTAAAGTTGATTGCTCTTATGTCTTTAATTCTTCTCAG TTGTTTGGTAGCCGTGATGAAGTTTTACAATGGGCTCGATCATTGGGCCATGACATTGGATTTGTTGCCATTATAATGAGGTCAGACACCAATATTGGTGTTCGAGGAAGAACCTCATTTCTGTTGATAGCTTGTGAAAGGAGTGGGGAGTATATGCCTAAGAAACATAATTTGGTAAGAACATGCACTCGCAGTAGAAAATGTTCGTTTAAGTTGCGTGCGAAGCCAGTTTCGAGAGGAGACagatggatggtgaagttaattTTTGGGGTTCACAATCACGAAATGGCAAAGTCATTCGTTGGGCATCCATATACGGGTCGACTGACAAAGGATGAGAAGATTGTTGttgctgatatgacgaagtctatggtgaagccaagaaatattttgttgacATTTAAGGAGCACAATGACAACAgttatacaacaatcaaacaaatttacaatgcgAGACATGCTTACCATTCTTCCATAAGAAGGAGTAACACTGAAATGCAACAACTGATGATGTTGCTTGATCGAGATCAATATATTCAGTGGCATAGGCTGAAGGATGATAAAGTTGTACGTGACTTATtctggagtcatcctgatgca GGTCTTTTCATGAGAGTTGATGCACTCCCCAGGGTTATTCTCACTGACAGGGATTTGTCTTTGATGAATGCATTGAAAACTGTATTCCCAGATGCTACGAACTTGCTGTGTCGGTTCCACATTGACAAGAATATGAAGACAAAGTGCAAAACCCTGATTGCTCAAAAGAATGCATGGGATTATGTGATGGAGGCTTGGGAGAGTTTGGTTGATTATCCCAATGAGAGTTCTTTTGATGAGTAccttaaaaactttgaaatggcTTGCTCTTCGCGGCCTAT GGTTGAGAGTGTTCATTGGTCACTAAAGAGACTTCTACAAAACTCTGTTGGTGACATATGCAGTGTTTGGGAAGCAATGAATAATATGATGACACTTCAACACACCCAGATTAAagcatcttttgagacaagcACACACGTGGTTGGGCATGTGTTTAAA GCAAAAACCCTTCACGATGTGGATGTGTCATGA